The genomic DNA CATTTGGATATTGTACTGTGCAAACAGGGCGGAACATTACGCGATTTTTAGCCGCGTTTCTAAAAGACTTTGACATTACACCGGAACAGTGGACTGTAATCAAGCGCTTGGCGGACCGAGATGGCATTAGCCAGAAAGAATTGTCCTGTAACGTGGATAAAGATCAAGCAACGCTAACCAGAATACTCGATATTCTAGAGCGCAAAGAACTTATTCAAAAACAAATGAATAAGGAAGATCGACGTTCATTTTTGATTTATCTCACAGAGAAGGGCAGAGAGATAAAGGAAGAGCTCTATCCGCTTGTTGAAGAGATGTTTGAGAAAGTGCTGCTAGAGAATATATCTGAGGATGAGTTATACATATTCAGGCAGGTGTTAGCTCAGATGAATGCAAATATCCTGCATGCTGATCGGAAGAGTGGGACAGGAGAATAGAGGAGAGATTGTATTGCAAAAACAACGATTGTGGAATCGTGATTTTATCGCGATTTTTTTGAGTAACTTTTTTATTTTCACTACGTTTTACACATTATTGGCTACGCTGCCGATGTTTGTGATGGAGACATTGGATGGAACTGAGCAGCAGGTCGGTCTGGTGATGACATCCTTCATTATTGCAGCGGTACTTTTCCGGCCCATTGCGGGAAAATGGGTGGATGAGCTGGGAAGAAAAAAAGTGCTGCTTATTTTTGTTACTGTATTTGTTCTTGCTACCTTTTTGTATTTGAGTGTTGCCAGCGTGGCATTTCTGCTGGCGCTGCGTTTTGTGCACGGGATTAGCTTCGGTGTGGCTACGACGGCAACCGGAGCGATTGCGAGCGATCTTGTACCCGAAGAGCGGAAAGGTGAAGGCATCGGCTATTTTGCGATGTCCATGAATCTGGCGATGGTACTGGGTCCGTTTTTAGGACTGACGCTGGCGAGCCGCTACGGCTTTTTTGTTTTGTTCATCACCCTGTCAGCGTTTGCTCTTATGGCGCTTCTGTTCGGCAATGCGGTCCGCATTCCGAAAAAGGCAGCGGCACAAAAAGAGCGGCAGCATGCTTCGCTTCACTGGAAGAATTTCATTGAGCCAAAGGCGGTACCGCTGTCTCTGACGGCGCTTCTCTTGTCTTTTGCTTATAGCGGGATTCTGACGTTCATCCCTGTCTATGCTAAGGAACTGGGCTTGGTGGAAGCTGCCAGTTATTTTTATGTGATTTATGCGATTATGATTGTGCTCTCTCGCCCGATCATTGGCCGCTTGTTTGATCGTTTTGGTGAACATGTCATTATATATCCGAGTATTTTCCTTTATGTAGTGGGATTGATTGCGTTAAGTCAGGCGCACACCGCTGCGATGTTTTTAACGGCTGGAGCGGTTATTGGATTAGGCTTTGGAACACTGTTTCCAAGCTTCCAGACCGTCGCCCTGCGGCTGACACCGATGCATCGGCGGGGATTGGCTACAGGCACATACCTTTTATTTTATGACATTGGTATTGGACTGGGCTCGGTTATTTTAGGAAGTATTGCATCGGCTGCTACGTATCAGGATATGTATGTATTCTCGGCTATTGAAGTTTCCTTTGCCGCTGTTTTATATTATTTTTTACATCATCGGAGAACAAGAAAAATGTTAGAAGACACTGTGCATGAAAATACCATGGCATTTCATAAATGAGTGCTTTGCAAAACTTGAAATTTTATTTTGAAACGAATAAAATACAATTGAATATACAGGAGACGGAGGTGGGTAAGGATGTTACATCAAGCTGTTTTAGTGCACGGATTTTGGACTGAATTTTTATATCTAAGCCGTGCAAAATTTGCTGTCTCAGTTGTTAACGGGATACGTATGCCCTTTTTTAGCAACTTCATAGCAAATCTAAAACGGTGAAAACATCTCTATACCCACAATATATAACGATGGTGTACGAGGAGCTTTTCATGCTCCTCTTTTTTTTGTACCCTTATTTGTTAAGTGAAGCCATGGGGAAGTGTGTCTTTCCCATGGCTTTTTTGCGCGTTTTTTTAAGTAAAGGAGGAAGAACAGACATGATTGCATGCAGTGTGAATCAAGTGAAAAAGATGTATGGCGGCAACGCTGTTTTTGAAAACATATCGTTTGAAATTCAAGAAAGGGATCGAGTGGGTCTGGTTGGTCGGAATGGGAGCGGGAAGACGACGTTAGTAAAGTTATTAGCCGGAGAGGAAGCGCCAGACTCTGGTCAAATCCACTGGAAAAAAGGGTCCCAAATTGGCTATCTTGTACAAATTCCAGACGCAAACAACAAATCAACCACGAAAGAAGTTTTAAAGACGGCCTTCATAGAGCTTTTGCAAATCGAAGAAAAGATGAAGAAACTGGAGGTGAAGATGAGTAAAGAAACAAACGGGGAGAAACTGCAAAAGTTGATGCATGAGTACGGTGATTTTCAAGAGCATTTCACGGTAAAGGGCGGGTATGAAATCGATGCCAACATTAGAAAAATCGTTCATGGTTTGCATATTACACACTTAGTAGATCAACCATTTTTCTTTCTTAGCGGTGGAGAAAAAACAAAGGTCGGTCTAGCGCTTATGCTGCTTAAACGTCCTGATTTTTTATTGTTAGATGAACCGACGAATCATTTAGATTTAGCGGCAGTGGAATGGCTAGGCAGCTTTTTACAAAATTATAATGGAACCGTTGTCGTTGTCTCGCATGATCGTTATTTTTTGGATGAAGTTGTCCATAAGATTTTGGATGTAGAGAATGGCGAGGTTGATTGTTACCCTACAAATTTTTCTGGCTATGTGAAAGAAAAGGAAGAGCGACTGCTAAGAGAGTTCCATGCCTATGAAGAGCAGCAAAAGAAAATAAAGAAAATGAAAGAAGCGATTAAACGTCTGCGGGACTGGGCGAATAGAGCCAATCCGCCTAGTGAAGGCCTTCATAAACGAGCAAGGAATATGGAAAGAGCATTAGAACGAATGGAAAAGTTAAATCGACCTAGGCTTGAACAAAAGAAAATGAAACTGGACATGGAATCGGCCGAAAGGAGCGGGAATGATGTGATCAAGCTCCAAGGTGTGTCAAAGAGTTTTGGAGAAAAAATGTTATTCAAAAATGTCTACATGCAGGTGGCTTATCAGCAGAGAGTAGCGATTGTTGGTGAAAATGGAGTAGGGAAATCAACGTTGCTTAAATTGATTCTTCAGCAAGTACATCCAGATGAAGGGGAGGTGAAAATAGGAAGTAACGTGAAAATCGGCTACTTATCACAACATATTTTTTCTGACGCTGCAGATGAGACCATCATCGAGACATTTCGTAATGAAGTAAACGTTACGGAGGGAGAGGCAAGACGAATTTTAGCGAGATTTTTATTTTATGGCCATATGGTCTTTCGCAGGGTTGCTCAGCTTAGTGGTGGAGAAAAAATGAGGCTGCGCTTAGCTCAGCTAATGTATCAAGATACGAATTTGCTTATTTTGGATGAGCCAACGAACCATTTAGATATTGAATCTCGGGAAGTATTAGAAGAAGCTCTTGAAGAGTATAACGGAACGATTCTAGGTGTTTCTCATGACCGGTATTTTCTTAATAAGTTATTTGAGAGGATTTATTGGATTACATCACAAGAGGTGTACAGCTTTAACGGAAATTATAGTTGGGCTAAGGAGAAAATGGCTGCTATACAATATGAACAATAGCACGTGTGCTTTTTGAACTGCCATTCGCGTTTTGTTGACGGACATGGGAAAGCAACAGAGAAAAGCCGGACTCCTGAGTGTTAGAGAGGGTCCGGCTTCTCCTCCATTTGGTGAGATATATTGTAATTTGCATGGCTTTTCCTAAACGCAATCCCAGAGAGGATGAACAGCGCTCCCCCAACCATCCAGAACGGTTCCCAGAACAGAAGCCGCCATGTAAGGGCGAAGGAATCAATCGTAAGGTGCAACCACCCCAGACTCGTAAGGATGAGAGTAACGAAGTTTGCCAGCCCATATAAAAACAGAAGAATTCCGCCTGCTACAGAGAGGGAATACAGAATTCTCTTCGGGACTTTCGACCGCTTTTTAAGAAGCAATAGTAAGAAAAGCCCGCCCCCTACTTTTATAAAGCCAGTCAACCAGACGATTGAAAGGAACGCTGCGTCTCTTGCCATCGCTTTTTGATAAATAACACCGCCTAAAGATTTTACCCCGACCATTCCGCCACTTGCCCAATAAAAGCTCATGCATGCAAACATCAGACACCAAATAAATCCTGAATAAATAAAAAGGTTTTTATTCTGCATTCTGTAGTCATATCCTCCCAACTGTCTTTTTGTAAGTATATACAACTGTCCATTTTCTAACAATTCAATTTATTGTACATTTTGGATGTTGTTGTAAAAAAAGGAATCGAGGGAGATGTTTGCATGGACAACTTGTCAACAAAAGCAGGTCGTGTGTGAAAAAAGGTGAAATAACAATACACCGCAAACAAGGAGGCTTCTTTTTAATGAAGAGAGTTAAACTCATGATCATTACGTTTGTATGGATGCTGACAACTACTAGTGTATCAGCAAATGGTGTCGATGCACTAGGAGCGGGCTCATGGGACTATGTCGGTAGCGATGTGTTCACGAAAGAAAGTCGAGTTTTTAAATCAGGTGGAGGCGATTTTAAAATTTGCATAAGCAAGGACAGTCGACCAGGAACGTATTGGTTGAATGAAGATGACCCGATTGAGGATGATTGGGTGCTTCCTCCGCTGCAGTATTATGGGGGTGGATTCCCGAATGGTGACTTTGATTCCAAAGGTTGTTATGTGTATAGGGATATTGGTGGTTTTGTTGATGGAAGAGATAACCAGGCTGAATTCAAATTGACTAAGGATACGAGAGGAAATTCTACCGTACGCGCTTGGGATTGATAAATCGCAAGCAAAAAAGCTGCCCATAGTCGTTGGATACATTGTCTATGGGCAGCATGCAATTTATTTTTAGCGACATTTATCTATTTATTCATAAAGATTCGTCTTGGACATCAGGGACAAGATGTACCGGAGTTTAAGTGGGAGAACCCTGAAGAAACTCTAAAGGCATTTCTCCGCATGTATAAAGAAATCGGACTAACCATTCTCCATCCATCGGTCAATAGCTTCACTGAAGTCTTCGCCAACGGGTTGACATTTCACCAAATGGTACGCAAATATTGGGATGGAACAATAATAGGGGTTGGAAATTTACATCCTGCTGCAGCTTCGCAGGTGATTGCTGAGGGCACCATTGATTTAGCTGCATTCGGTCGACCGTTACTTGCCAATCCAAATTTTATTCAACAGATAAAAAACAGAACCATGCTTGAAACGTATGATGCTTCTCTGCATCTAAAACATTTATATTGATGTTCAAACCAAGGAGGACACCATTTTCATTAAGCGGTGTCCTCCTTGGTTTGATTAAAGATGTTTTACTTTCTATTGAAATGGGTATGTAACATATTGATTTGATTATTTTTTTGAATATTTTTTAAAAAAGGTGGCAAGCATGACAGATCAACACACTGCACTGGATGGACACTTGTTTCTTTCCAAGCTGATTACACAATATGCAGCGCTCCATGAAAAAACAATAGGGCCTGCAGCCAGAGAATATATCACACAAATCGGAATTCGTACAGGTGAATGGATTGAAGGTTTTTATGGCGATCGAACGGAAGCATGGACGGTAGATCGGTACGTACAGGTGATTGTTGATATGAAGAATACGATTGGCGGATGCTTTGAAATTGCTGAGGTTCATCCTAACCATGTGGTAGTAAAAGCAAGCGCCTGTCCTTTTGGTGAGGCAGTGCGTGATGCGCCCCATTTGTGCACGATGACATCAAGCGTATTTGGCGGCATGGCTGCACGTAAATTCGGGTATGGGCGGGTGAGCCTGCGCAAACGAATTGCACTTGGCCATGCAGGCTGTGAGGTGGCCGT from Aneurinibacillus sp. REN35 includes the following:
- a CDS encoding oxidoreductase produces the protein MRLGHQGQDVPEFKWENPEETLKAFLRMYKEIGLTILHPSVNSFTEVFANGLTFHQMVRKYWDGTIIGVGNLHPAAASQVIAEGTIDLAAFGRPLLANPNFIQQIKNRTMLETYDASLHLKHLY
- a CDS encoding methanogen output domain 1-containing protein — its product is MTDQHTALDGHLFLSKLITQYAALHEKTIGPAAREYITQIGIRTGEWIEGFYGDRTEAWTVDRYVQVIVDMKNTIGGCFEIAEVHPNHVVVKASACPFGEAVRDAPHLCTMTSSVFGGMAARKFGYGRVSLRKRIALGHAGCEVAVYFTPEGEEAGDVYENLPVTPVHGDPFTWEEHTIRMLHEELRKSDETIMMLLAELEQLREQVKEQNINSKQAGIT
- a CDS encoding DUF3995 domain-containing protein; translated protein: MQNKNLFIYSGFIWCLMFACMSFYWASGGMVGVKSLGGVIYQKAMARDAAFLSIVWLTGFIKVGGGLFLLLLLKKRSKVPKRILYSLSVAGGILLFLYGLANFVTLILTSLGWLHLTIDSFALTWRLLFWEPFWMVGGALFILSGIAFRKSHANYNISHQMEEKPDPL
- the abc-f gene encoding ribosomal protection-like ABC-F family protein, with the translated sequence MIACSVNQVKKMYGGNAVFENISFEIQERDRVGLVGRNGSGKTTLVKLLAGEEAPDSGQIHWKKGSQIGYLVQIPDANNKSTTKEVLKTAFIELLQIEEKMKKLEVKMSKETNGEKLQKLMHEYGDFQEHFTVKGGYEIDANIRKIVHGLHITHLVDQPFFFLSGGEKTKVGLALMLLKRPDFLLLDEPTNHLDLAAVEWLGSFLQNYNGTVVVVSHDRYFLDEVVHKILDVENGEVDCYPTNFSGYVKEKEERLLREFHAYEEQQKKIKKMKEAIKRLRDWANRANPPSEGLHKRARNMERALERMEKLNRPRLEQKKMKLDMESAERSGNDVIKLQGVSKSFGEKMLFKNVYMQVAYQQRVAIVGENGVGKSTLLKLILQQVHPDEGEVKIGSNVKIGYLSQHIFSDAADETIIETFRNEVNVTEGEARRILARFLFYGHMVFRRVAQLSGGEKMRLRLAQLMYQDTNLLILDEPTNHLDIESREVLEEALEEYNGTILGVSHDRYFLNKLFERIYWITSQEVYSFNGNYSWAKEKMAAIQYEQ
- a CDS encoding MFS transporter; amino-acid sequence: MQKQRLWNRDFIAIFLSNFFIFTTFYTLLATLPMFVMETLDGTEQQVGLVMTSFIIAAVLFRPIAGKWVDELGRKKVLLIFVTVFVLATFLYLSVASVAFLLALRFVHGISFGVATTATGAIASDLVPEERKGEGIGYFAMSMNLAMVLGPFLGLTLASRYGFFVLFITLSAFALMALLFGNAVRIPKKAAAQKERQHASLHWKNFIEPKAVPLSLTALLLSFAYSGILTFIPVYAKELGLVEAASYFYVIYAIMIVLSRPIIGRLFDRFGEHVIIYPSIFLYVVGLIALSQAHTAAMFLTAGAVIGLGFGTLFPSFQTVALRLTPMHRRGLATGTYLLFYDIGIGLGSVILGSIASAATYQDMYVFSAIEVSFAAVLYYFLHHRRTRKMLEDTVHENTMAFHK
- a CDS encoding MarR family winged helix-turn-helix transcriptional regulator; its protein translation is MNTSWEESFGYCTVQTGRNITRFLAAFLKDFDITPEQWTVIKRLADRDGISQKELSCNVDKDQATLTRILDILERKELIQKQMNKEDRRSFLIYLTEKGREIKEELYPLVEEMFEKVLLENISEDELYIFRQVLAQMNANILHADRKSGTGE
- a CDS encoding RAxF-45 family protein, giving the protein MLHQAVLVHGFWTEFLYLSRAKFAVSVVNGIRMPFFSNFIANLKR